The following proteins are encoded in a genomic region of Hymenobacter siberiensis:
- a CDS encoding peptidylprolyl isomerase, which translates to MPIRLLRFWPLLLLAAACARTPRPSAGLANKYHDATIRQIGTAQDERNTAAILPFLTDGNPTYRREAALALASVQAPAAVPGLLPLLRDADPGVRRAAAYALGQTGDSTAVDSLRVRVLLEKDGTVRRYVHEALGRTVTRHSLPELWRVEILNDTSRAAALAWGLSRASLRGLVSPESIRRTVLVLNSPKLPGRGRLAAVVALSRTRGLDAELKRLAENTLLRVVQKDRSYAVRAAAASTLGKIANLPDMASMPVPSTPVNMAPQAPSPAVKAPPAARQAAAVLTRLATKDPDYRVRLSAIRVLPFDAENYPASRKAVFTALNRDQPAVALTAAEWLLAHAKGESGALLAALADGNRQASVRVRAALLRAAVRHASPAARPSLVETISKRYPAAPTVYEKGFLLEALSEDPAAFDFVRTEAFAAGQSPVVAGYALGALLTMRRSADFPAGRQADFAAAMRQALASGDVAQLGTAAEALADTKLYPQPRPADLAALRQAQAKLQLPREIEAWQGLQQALDKLEKSPKPTSSPLVTAAQHPIDWAVVQGVPLGQQVRLRTSKGIILLELKPEEAPGAVASFVTLIGQHFYDNLYFHRVVPNFVAQGGDPRGDGNGSAPYNLRSEFGDLRYEEGSVGLASAGKDTESCQFFITHTPTPHLDGRYPIFAQVVGGMDVVHKLDIGDQILGVELVAMP; encoded by the coding sequence ATGCCCATTCGCCTCCTACGTTTCTGGCCGCTGCTATTGCTGGCGGCTGCCTGCGCCCGCACGCCGCGCCCCAGCGCCGGCCTCGCCAACAAGTACCACGACGCCACCATTCGCCAAATCGGCACGGCGCAGGACGAGCGCAACACCGCCGCCATTCTGCCCTTCCTCACCGACGGCAACCCTACGTACCGGCGCGAAGCGGCCCTGGCGCTGGCCTCGGTGCAGGCGCCGGCGGCCGTGCCCGGCCTCCTCCCACTGCTGCGCGATGCCGACCCCGGCGTGCGCCGCGCCGCCGCCTACGCCCTGGGCCAGACCGGCGACAGCACCGCCGTGGACAGCCTGCGCGTGCGCGTCCTGCTGGAAAAAGACGGCACGGTGCGCCGCTACGTGCACGAAGCCCTGGGCCGCACCGTCACCCGCCACAGCCTACCCGAGCTCTGGCGCGTCGAAATCCTGAACGATACTTCCCGCGCCGCCGCCCTTGCCTGGGGCCTGAGCCGCGCCTCCCTGCGCGGCCTGGTTTCGCCCGAGAGCATCCGGCGCACCGTGCTGGTCCTGAATTCGCCCAAGCTGCCTGGGCGCGGCCGGCTGGCGGCGGTAGTGGCCCTGTCGCGCACCCGGGGGCTCGATGCTGAGTTGAAAAGACTGGCCGAGAACACGCTGTTGCGCGTGGTTCAGAAAGACCGTTCGTATGCCGTGCGAGCGGCAGCGGCCAGCACGCTGGGCAAAATTGCCAACCTGCCAGACATGGCTTCGATGCCCGTGCCGTCCACTCCAGTTAACATGGCCCCGCAGGCTCCTTCGCCAGCAGTAAAGGCACCCCCAGCGGCCCGCCAGGCAGCCGCCGTGCTCACCCGCCTCGCCACCAAGGACCCCGACTACCGGGTGCGGCTCAGCGCCATTCGGGTCTTGCCCTTTGATGCGGAAAACTACCCGGCCAGCCGCAAAGCCGTGTTCACGGCCCTCAACCGCGACCAGCCCGCCGTGGCCCTCACGGCGGCCGAATGGCTGCTGGCCCATGCCAAGGGCGAATCGGGCGCGTTGCTGGCGGCCCTGGCCGATGGCAACCGGCAGGCCTCCGTGCGGGTGCGGGCGGCCTTGCTGCGGGCGGCCGTGCGCCACGCCAGTCCGGCGGCCCGGCCTAGCTTGGTCGAAACCATTTCGAAGCGCTACCCGGCCGCGCCCACGGTGTACGAAAAAGGCTTTTTGCTGGAAGCGCTGAGTGAAGACCCGGCCGCATTTGACTTCGTGCGGACCGAGGCGTTTGCGGCGGGGCAGTCGCCGGTGGTAGCGGGCTACGCGCTGGGCGCACTGCTCACCATGCGCCGCAGTGCCGATTTTCCGGCCGGCCGCCAGGCCGATTTTGCCGCCGCCATGCGCCAGGCCCTGGCCAGCGGCGACGTGGCCCAGCTCGGCACCGCCGCCGAGGCCCTGGCCGACACTAAACTCTACCCCCAGCCCCGGCCCGCCGACCTCGCGGCCCTGCGCCAGGCCCAGGCTAAGCTACAGTTGCCCCGCGAAATCGAAGCCTGGCAGGGCCTCCAACAGGCCCTCGATAAGCTGGAAAAATCGCCCAAACCCACGTCCTCGCCGCTGGTCACGGCCGCGCAGCACCCCATCGACTGGGCCGTGGTGCAGGGCGTGCCGCTGGGCCAGCAGGTGCGGCTGCGTACCAGCAAGGGCATTATTTTATTGGAATTGAAGCCCGAGGAAGCGCCCGGCGCGGTGGCCAGCTTCGTCACGCTCATCGGCCAGCATTTCTACGACAACCTGTATTTCCACCGTGTGGTGCCCAATTTTGTGGCCCAGGGTGGCGACCCGCGCGGCGATGGCAACGGCAGCGCGCCTTACAATCTGCGCTCCGAGTTTGGCGACCTGCGCTACGAGGAGGGCAGCGTGGGCCTGGCCTCGGCCGGCAAAGACACCGAGAGCTGCCAGTTCTTCATTACCCACACGCCCACGCCGCACCTGGATGGCCGCTACCCCATTTTTGCCCAGGTAGTGGGCGGCATGGACGTAGTGCACAAGCTCGACATCGGCGACCAGATTCTGGGCGTGGAGCTGGTGGCGATGCCATAA
- a CDS encoding mechanosensitive ion channel family protein — protein sequence MNQLTSYARQFQDIVVLYLPRLFMAGVALMVGWWLIGWASRVVAKASRHLDVSLASFLTSLINIVLKVLLLISVAGMVGFETTSFVAILGAAGLAVGLALQGTLANFAGGVLILIFKPYVVGDTIESQGKSGEVREIQIFNTILVTGHGDTIILPNGATSNNVIINKTAQNKALVEIVADLENPTDLAALRAWAIPLMAADADVLPTPAPQVVVTALKPGGLSVAFRAYTAAGFSGPAQARLIEQLQQALVR from the coding sequence ATGAATCAACTGACTAGCTACGCCCGGCAGTTCCAGGATATCGTTGTGCTCTACCTGCCCCGCCTGTTCATGGCCGGGGTGGCGCTGATGGTGGGCTGGTGGCTCATTGGCTGGGCCAGCCGCGTTGTGGCCAAAGCCTCCCGGCACCTGGATGTGTCGTTGGCCTCGTTCCTGACCAGTCTGATTAACATCGTGCTCAAAGTGCTGCTGCTGATATCTGTGGCCGGTATGGTGGGTTTCGAAACCACGTCGTTTGTAGCAATTTTGGGGGCGGCGGGGCTGGCGGTGGGGCTGGCGTTGCAGGGCACGCTGGCCAATTTCGCGGGCGGCGTACTCATCCTCATTTTCAAGCCCTACGTGGTGGGCGATACCATTGAGTCGCAGGGTAAATCGGGCGAGGTGCGCGAAATCCAGATTTTCAATACCATCCTCGTCACCGGTCACGGCGATACCATCATCCTGCCCAACGGGGCCACTTCCAACAACGTCATCATCAATAAAACGGCCCAGAATAAGGCCCTGGTCGAAATCGTGGCCGACCTCGAAAACCCCACCGACCTGGCCGCGCTACGCGCTTGGGCCATTCCGCTGATGGCGGCCGATGCTGACGTGCTGCCCACGCCCGCCCCGCAGGTCGTCGTCACTGCCCTCAAGCCGGGCGGCCTATCGGTAGCCTTCCGGGCCTACACGGCGGCCGGCTTCAGTGGCCCGGCCCAGGCGCGCCTCATCGAGCAGCTGCAGCAGGCGCTGGTTCGGTAG
- a CDS encoding PAS domain S-box protein, whose amino-acid sequence MTRAELEVALAQQKTVNAALRAQLAVATMPSKAAYVPPSLLAYDEQHTALVLTNSAGYVQWVNKGFTKLCGLELSAVAGQKPDAFLRPSLRDEATVAYIWDSQMRREPFQYEVINPRPGADGWLRVSVRSVAEAADGVVHFVGLLEDITEWKLAQLRLVDSERRFRNLAENVPGVLYEWQKKDDGSFFFNYVSPKVQELFGVVPSELGRMTDYIHPDELEGFLQTLDHATRNRVPWEYEGRIVVSGQPVRWMRGNSILTSSGPDWVTYSGILLDVTPLKLAESALRESSLRLELAMQGFGDGAWEMNLHTRQITFSSEYRAMLGYTEDGFSDEYETWLGHVHPGDLAQVLETAGAYVQTGGKRAITEYRMRCQDGSYKWVLSRAAITAWDNTGKALILSGLQSDISARKDAEEALDTSNQQLATVIAHFQDGLVLEDETRRIVFTNEAFCQLLEIPLVPARLHGRNGGWLTESSRKYVKKPHQYVARIAALLRRRQPTTGDIIPLHDGRILSRAFTPIFDGDRYIGHLWKYEDVTARIKAEEDLKRREEKYRGIIENMSLGLVEVDLNDHLLYANQSFCDMTGYCTEELTGLPLSPLLLSGPDLELAESKLLTREHGISDSYEVVVTTKTGERKWLLMSGAPLYDEYQRLIGSIGIYLDVTPQKNLEASLREAKVQAESSTQAKQDFLANMSHEIRTPMNAILGMSQLLAKTPLAAPQASYLHAITASAENLLVIINDILDLSKIEAGQLAIEHIGFSPGLICAQVEKTLLYKAEEKGLTFITTLDPALPEVVLGDPYRLTQVLLNLAGNSVKFTEQGTVCLGCRLLEGADTKELLVEFTVQDSGIGIDAEYLNHIFDDFSQEDSTVTRRFGGTGLGLGISKKLVHLLGGELHIESLKNHGTTSRFTLRLPAGNAWHLSPKDHGDLDCMQQALQGKQILLVEDNLFNRMLATSFLTNAGMTVTEAPNGQAAVELARIQAFDLVLMDVQMPIKNGYEATRILRQELGLAVPIIALTANAITGERAKCLAAGMNDYLTKPFQEFSLLKMVYDWVVAAQRSSNGLD is encoded by the coding sequence ATGACCCGTGCCGAGCTCGAAGTGGCGTTAGCCCAGCAGAAAACTGTGAATGCGGCCTTGCGCGCCCAGCTGGCGGTAGCCACCATGCCCTCTAAGGCGGCCTATGTGCCGCCCAGCCTGCTGGCTTACGACGAGCAGCACACGGCTTTGGTGCTGACCAATAGCGCCGGCTATGTGCAGTGGGTAAACAAAGGCTTTACGAAGCTGTGCGGCCTGGAGCTGAGCGCGGTGGCCGGCCAAAAGCCAGACGCGTTCCTGCGCCCCAGCCTGCGCGATGAGGCCACGGTGGCGTACATCTGGGACAGCCAGATGCGTCGCGAGCCGTTTCAGTACGAGGTAATTAACCCGCGGCCGGGCGCTGATGGTTGGTTGCGCGTGAGCGTGCGGTCGGTGGCGGAGGCAGCCGATGGGGTGGTTCATTTCGTGGGCCTTCTCGAAGACATCACGGAGTGGAAACTGGCCCAGCTGCGGCTGGTAGACAGCGAGCGGCGCTTCCGCAACCTGGCCGAAAACGTACCCGGTGTGCTCTACGAGTGGCAAAAAAAGGACGATGGCTCATTCTTTTTTAATTATGTGAGCCCCAAGGTGCAGGAGCTGTTCGGAGTGGTACCGTCCGAGCTCGGCCGTATGACCGATTATATCCATCCGGACGAGCTGGAAGGGTTTCTGCAGACGCTCGACCATGCCACCCGCAACCGGGTTCCGTGGGAATACGAAGGCCGCATCGTCGTGTCCGGCCAGCCTGTCCGCTGGATGCGGGGTAATTCGATTCTGACCAGCTCCGGCCCCGACTGGGTAACGTACAGCGGAATTTTGCTCGATGTGACGCCCCTGAAACTAGCCGAAAGCGCCTTGCGCGAAAGCAGCCTGCGCCTGGAGCTGGCCATGCAGGGCTTCGGCGATGGGGCCTGGGAGATGAATCTGCATACCCGTCAAATTACCTTTTCCTCGGAATACAGAGCCATGCTGGGGTATACCGAGGACGGCTTTTCCGACGAATACGAAACCTGGCTCGGGCACGTACACCCCGGCGACCTGGCGCAGGTGCTGGAAACAGCGGGGGCCTACGTGCAAACCGGCGGCAAAAGGGCCATCACCGAATACCGGATGCGCTGCCAGGACGGCAGCTATAAGTGGGTGTTGAGCCGCGCCGCCATCACAGCCTGGGATAATACTGGCAAAGCACTGATTTTAAGTGGTTTGCAGAGTGACATATCGGCCCGAAAGGATGCCGAGGAGGCGCTCGATACCTCCAACCAGCAGCTGGCCACGGTGATTGCGCACTTCCAGGACGGCTTGGTGCTGGAAGATGAAACCCGGCGCATTGTGTTCACCAACGAGGCATTTTGCCAGCTGCTGGAAATACCCTTGGTTCCTGCCCGGCTCCACGGCCGCAACGGGGGCTGGCTCACCGAAAGCTCGCGCAAATATGTCAAAAAGCCGCATCAGTACGTGGCGCGCATTGCGGCGCTGCTGCGCCGCCGCCAGCCCACTACCGGCGACATTATTCCGCTGCACGACGGCCGTATCTTGTCCCGGGCCTTCACGCCCATCTTCGACGGTGACCGCTACATTGGCCACCTCTGGAAGTACGAGGACGTCACGGCCCGCATCAAAGCCGAAGAGGACCTGAAGCGCCGCGAGGAAAAATACCGGGGCATCATCGAAAACATGTCGCTCGGGCTGGTAGAGGTCGATTTGAACGACCACCTGCTCTACGCCAACCAGAGCTTTTGCGACATGACTGGTTACTGTACCGAAGAGCTGACCGGCCTGCCCCTGTCGCCGCTGCTGCTCAGCGGCCCCGACCTGGAGCTGGCGGAGAGCAAGCTGCTCACCCGGGAGCACGGCATCTCCGATTCTTACGAAGTGGTGGTAACCACCAAAACCGGCGAGCGCAAGTGGCTGCTGATGAGCGGTGCCCCGCTCTACGACGAATACCAGCGGCTTATCGGCTCCATTGGCATCTACCTCGATGTGACGCCCCAGAAAAATCTCGAAGCCAGCCTGCGCGAAGCCAAGGTGCAGGCTGAAAGCAGTACCCAGGCCAAGCAGGATTTCCTGGCCAACATGAGCCACGAAATCCGCACGCCCATGAATGCCATTCTGGGCATGAGCCAGCTGCTGGCCAAGACCCCGCTGGCTGCCCCGCAGGCCAGCTACCTGCACGCCATCACGGCCTCGGCCGAAAACCTGCTCGTCATCATCAACGACATCCTCGACCTGTCGAAGATTGAGGCTGGCCAGCTGGCCATCGAGCACATCGGGTTCAGCCCCGGGCTCATCTGCGCCCAGGTCGAAAAGACCCTGCTATACAAAGCGGAGGAAAAGGGCCTCACCTTCATCACCACCCTCGACCCAGCCCTGCCCGAAGTAGTCCTCGGTGACCCCTACCGCCTCACCCAGGTGCTGCTGAACCTGGCCGGCAACTCCGTGAAATTTACCGAGCAGGGCACGGTATGCCTGGGCTGTAGGTTGCTGGAGGGCGCTGATACGAAAGAATTGCTGGTCGAATTCACCGTGCAGGATAGCGGCATTGGCATTGATGCCGAGTACCTGAACCATATTTTTGATGATTTCAGCCAGGAAGATTCTACCGTGACGCGGCGGTTTGGCGGCACCGGCCTGGGCCTGGGCATCAGCAAGAAGCTGGTGCACCTACTGGGCGGCGAGCTGCACATCGAAAGCCTGAAAAACCACGGCACCACCAGCCGGTTCACCCTGCGCCTGCCCGCGGGCAATGCCTGGCACCTCTCGCCGAAAGACCACGGCGACCTCGACTGCATGCAACAGGCGCTACAGGGCAAGCAAATTCTGCTGGTTGAGGACAACCTGTTCAACCGCATGCTGGCCACCAGTTTCCTCACCAATGCCGGAATGACCGTGACGGAGGCCCCCAACGGCCAGGCCGCCGTAGAACTAGCCCGCATCCAGGCCTTCGACCTGGTTTTGATGGACGTGCAGATGCCCATCAAAAATGGCTACGAGGCCACCCGTATCCTGCGGCAGGAGCTGGGCCTCGCCGTGCCCATCATCGCCCTCACTGCCAACGCCATTACCGGCGAGCGGGCCAAGTGCCTGGCCGCTGGTATGAACGACTACCTGACCAAGCCCTTTCAGGAATTCTCCCTCCTGAAAATGGTGTACGACTGGGTCGTGGCGGCTCAGCGGAGTTCCAATGGGCTTGATTAA
- a CDS encoding aldo/keto reductase, producing MKTRELGRTGQHVSALGLGCMSMASDYAYGPSDEREAVATLHRALELDVTLWDTADIYGLGANETLLRQVLVPNRNRVFLATKFGFVADGAGGSAVDVRPERIAAACDASLQRLGIDTIDLYYAHRIDPAVPVEEMVGAMAALVQAGKVRFLGLSEASAASLRRAAATHPIAALQSEYSMFTRDVEADILPACQELGISLVPFSPLGRGLLTAVGPQLADQDLRRSMPRFGAEVGDANAPLVGGLRQLAEARGISTAQLALAWLLAQDGHIIPIPGTKRPKYLEENAAAADVALTADDLDQLRALLAAHPVVGARYGEGALKLVNR from the coding sequence ATGAAAACCCGCGAACTGGGCCGCACCGGCCAACACGTTTCAGCCCTGGGCCTGGGCTGCATGTCGATGGCCTCGGACTATGCCTATGGCCCCAGCGACGAGCGCGAGGCCGTGGCTACGCTGCACCGGGCGCTGGAGCTGGACGTAACACTCTGGGACACGGCCGACATCTACGGCTTGGGGGCCAACGAGACGCTGCTGCGACAGGTGCTGGTGCCCAACCGGAACCGCGTTTTCCTGGCCACCAAGTTTGGCTTTGTAGCCGACGGGGCGGGCGGCTCGGCCGTGGATGTGCGTCCCGAACGCATAGCGGCCGCCTGCGACGCCAGCCTCCAACGCCTCGGCATCGACACCATCGACCTGTACTATGCCCACCGCATCGACCCGGCCGTACCGGTAGAGGAAATGGTGGGCGCGATGGCCGCCCTGGTACAAGCCGGAAAAGTGCGGTTTCTGGGCCTGTCGGAGGCTTCGGCGGCTTCGTTGCGGCGGGCGGCAGCTACGCACCCCATCGCGGCGCTGCAGTCAGAGTATTCGATGTTTACCCGCGATGTGGAGGCGGATATTCTGCCGGCGTGCCAGGAACTGGGCATTAGCCTGGTCCCGTTTTCGCCGCTCGGACGCGGGCTGCTCACCGCCGTGGGCCCCCAGCTGGCCGACCAGGACCTGCGCCGCAGCATGCCCCGCTTCGGGGCCGAGGTGGGCGATGCCAACGCGCCGCTGGTGGGCGGGCTGCGGCAGCTGGCCGAGGCGCGCGGCATCAGCACGGCACAGCTGGCGCTGGCGTGGCTGCTGGCGCAGGATGGCCACATCATCCCCATCCCGGGCACCAAGCGGCCGAAATATCTCGAAGAGAACGCCGCAGCGGCCGATGTGGCGCTTACCGCTGATGATTTGGACCAGCTGCGTGCTCTGCTGGCGGCCCACCCGGTGGTGGGCGCCCGCTACGGCGAGGGAGCCCTAAAACTGGTGAACCGCTAA
- a CDS encoding cupin domain-containing protein, whose amino-acid sequence MAADTSITKVDSQHSPTGPDGEKYLASGTHIAMRMWENEQPGEPKAPATRPYETVGYVLSGRAELHLAGQMVVLEPGNSWVVPKNTEHTYKILESFSAVEATSPPAQVHGREDK is encoded by the coding sequence ATGGCAGCCGATACCTCCATCACCAAAGTCGATTCGCAGCACTCCCCTACCGGCCCCGACGGCGAAAAATACCTCGCCTCGGGCACGCACATCGCCATGCGCATGTGGGAAAACGAGCAGCCGGGTGAACCCAAAGCACCGGCCACGCGGCCATACGAAACCGTGGGCTACGTGCTCAGCGGCCGGGCCGAGCTGCACCTGGCCGGCCAGATGGTGGTGCTGGAGCCCGGCAACTCCTGGGTAGTGCCCAAGAATACGGAGCACACCTATAAAATTCTGGAAAGCTTTTCGGCCGTAGAGGCTACGTCGCCGCCCGCCCAGGTACACGGCCGCGAGGATAAATAA
- a CDS encoding serine O-acetyltransferase, whose amino-acid sequence MLPHSFAEELARAHSVAPDALPGAAFCALADGLLALLFPQRAERPLPTADAVEAELQYFRAELAALLAGVPALPASPAALADEFTAQLPALRAALLRDASAILASDPAAQGLPEIISSYPGFYATALYRLAHALHQRGLPRLPRLLSEYAHQRTGIDIHPGAHIGPAFCIDHGTGLVIGETAIIGANVQIYQGVTLGALSVTKGLQGTKRHPTIEDHVVIYAGATILGGSTVVGAHSIIGGNVWLTESVPSHSRVYHRAHIQISRNVDPAAELVFSI is encoded by the coding sequence GTGCTTCCCCATTCCTTTGCCGAAGAGTTGGCTCGCGCCCACTCCGTGGCCCCCGACGCCCTGCCCGGAGCCGCCTTCTGCGCCCTCGCCGACGGTCTGCTCGCCCTACTTTTCCCGCAGCGTGCCGAACGCCCCCTGCCCACTGCCGATGCCGTCGAGGCCGAATTGCAGTACTTCCGGGCCGAGCTGGCCGCCCTGCTGGCCGGCGTACCGGCCCTGCCCGCCTCACCCGCCGCCCTGGCCGATGAGTTCACCGCCCAGCTGCCGGCCCTGCGGGCCGCCCTGCTGCGCGATGCCAGCGCCATCCTTGCCAGCGACCCCGCCGCCCAGGGCCTGCCCGAAATCATCAGCTCTTATCCCGGTTTCTATGCCACGGCCCTCTATCGGCTGGCTCACGCCCTGCACCAGCGGGGCCTGCCGCGCCTGCCGCGTCTGCTAAGCGAGTACGCCCACCAGCGCACCGGCATTGATATTCACCCCGGCGCGCACATCGGGCCGGCTTTTTGCATCGACCATGGCACGGGTCTCGTCATCGGCGAAACGGCCATCATCGGGGCCAACGTGCAGATATACCAGGGCGTCACGCTGGGCGCACTCAGCGTCACCAAGGGCCTGCAGGGCACCAAGCGCCACCCCACCATCGAAGACCATGTGGTTATCTACGCGGGCGCTACCATTCTCGGCGGTAGCACCGTGGTAGGAGCGCATAGCATCATCGGCGGCAACGTATGGCTGACCGAAAGCGTACCCTCGCATTCGCGGGTGTATCACCGCGCCCACATCCAGATTTCGCGCAACGTTGACCCAGCCGCCGAGCTGGTATTTTCCATCTAG
- the cysK gene encoding cysteine synthase A: protein MKANSILDTIGNTPLVRINHLFAATRPDVEVWMKLERANPGGSIKDRIALSMVEQAEKDGIITKDSLIVEPTSGNTGVGLALVAAVKGYKLTLVMPESMSIERRRLMVAYGASLELTPREKGMKGAIEKAQEIVANTPGAWMPMQFSNPANPRIHAETTAQEILRDAPDGFDFHITGVGTGGHITGVTEVLKPHFPNMKTFAVEPETSPVISGGAPGPHPIQGIGAGFIPENLHVDLLDGTIQVSQAEAYEMTRRAAREEGIFVGVSSGASLAAIAKKLPDMPQGSRVLTFCYDTGERYLSVEGLFV from the coding sequence ATGAAAGCCAATTCCATCCTCGATACCATCGGCAATACGCCACTGGTGCGCATCAACCACCTTTTTGCCGCCACCCGCCCCGATGTGGAGGTGTGGATGAAACTGGAACGCGCCAACCCCGGTGGGTCCATCAAAGACCGCATTGCCCTGAGCATGGTTGAGCAGGCCGAGAAAGACGGCATCATTACCAAAGACAGCCTGATTGTGGAGCCCACTTCCGGCAATACCGGCGTCGGCCTGGCTCTGGTGGCCGCCGTGAAAGGCTACAAGCTCACCCTCGTAATGCCCGAAAGCATGAGCATCGAGCGCCGCCGCCTCATGGTTGCCTACGGGGCCAGCCTGGAGCTCACGCCCCGCGAAAAAGGTATGAAGGGTGCCATCGAAAAAGCCCAGGAAATTGTGGCCAACACGCCCGGAGCTTGGATGCCCATGCAATTCTCCAATCCCGCCAACCCTCGTATCCATGCCGAAACTACGGCCCAGGAAATCCTGCGCGACGCGCCCGACGGCTTCGACTTTCACATCACCGGCGTGGGCACCGGCGGCCACATCACGGGCGTTACAGAAGTGCTCAAGCCGCATTTCCCCAATATGAAAACTTTCGCCGTCGAGCCTGAGACCTCGCCCGTCATCAGCGGCGGCGCCCCGGGGCCGCATCCTATTCAGGGCATCGGCGCGGGCTTCATTCCCGAAAACCTGCACGTCGACCTCCTCGACGGTACCATCCAGGTGTCGCAGGCCGAGGCCTACGAGATGACGCGCCGCGCCGCCCGCGAGGAAGGCATCTTTGTGGGCGTGTCGTCGGGCGCGTCGCTGGCCGCCATCGCCAAAAAACTGCCCGATATGCCCCAGGGCAGCCGCGTGCTCACCTTCTGCTACGACACTGGCGAGCGGTACCTGTCGGTCGAAGGCCTGTTTGTGTAG